One Argonema galeatum A003/A1 DNA window includes the following coding sequences:
- a CDS encoding glycosyltransferase translates to MSVNPAKSRLSVPSGSLQISEWVPALCGTNGHFLRFSLVIPTYNEGKNIKHMVQILSQLLDSVIPGDYELIVVDDDSPDRTWEIAQSLIPEYTHLRVMRRQQERGLSTAVIRGWQVARGQILGVIDGDLQHPPEVLLKLLAEIEGGADLAVASRNVEGGGVSEWSFVRRFLSRGAQILGLIILPEVVGRVDDPMSGYFMVRRCAIVDRTLNPLGYKILIEVIGRGKIGQIAEVGYVFQERQEGESKVTWKQYVEYLGHLLRLRFDRWPLARFLRFGMVGLSGVFVDMAVLYLLHDPSTLGWALTRSKIISAEVAIINNFLWNDVWTFGDMSGQQRGWRKRLKRFLKFNIVCLIGLVLNVLLLNVLYNFCRVNYLLANLIAIAAVTFWNFWINMKLNWRVTEINN, encoded by the coding sequence ATGAGTGTTAACCCAGCTAAATCAAGGCTTTCAGTTCCATCCGGTTCGTTACAGATTTCTGAATGGGTGCCTGCCTTATGTGGCACAAACGGTCACTTCCTCCGCTTTTCCCTGGTAATTCCCACATATAACGAGGGTAAAAATATCAAGCATATGGTTCAAATCTTGAGCCAGTTGCTAGATAGCGTTATCCCTGGTGACTACGAACTGATTGTAGTGGATGATGATAGCCCCGATCGCACTTGGGAAATTGCACAATCCCTGATACCAGAATATACCCATTTGCGGGTGATGCGCCGTCAGCAGGAAAGGGGACTTTCGACGGCGGTGATTCGCGGTTGGCAGGTGGCGAGGGGACAGATTTTGGGAGTCATAGATGGCGACCTTCAGCATCCGCCGGAGGTGCTATTAAAACTTTTGGCAGAAATTGAGGGGGGTGCGGATTTGGCAGTTGCCAGTCGCAATGTAGAAGGCGGTGGCGTCAGCGAGTGGAGCTTTGTGAGGCGGTTTTTATCTCGTGGGGCTCAGATATTGGGGTTGATTATCCTGCCGGAGGTGGTAGGTCGCGTGGACGATCCGATGAGCGGCTATTTTATGGTGCGGCGTTGTGCTATTGTCGATCGGACCCTGAATCCGCTGGGTTACAAAATTCTGATTGAGGTAATCGGTCGTGGCAAAATAGGTCAGATTGCTGAAGTGGGCTATGTGTTTCAAGAACGCCAAGAAGGTGAGAGTAAGGTTACGTGGAAACAATATGTGGAGTATCTGGGACATCTATTGAGGTTGAGATTTGACCGATGGCCTCTAGCACGGTTCTTGCGTTTTGGTATGGTGGGTTTGAGTGGAGTGTTTGTGGATATGGCCGTGCTTTATTTACTCCACGACCCCAGTACGCTCGGTTGGGCGCTGACTCGCAGTAAAATTATCTCTGCGGAAGTGGCAATTATTAATAATTTCTTGTGGAACGATGTCTGGACTTTTGGGGATATGTCCGGTCAGCAACGGGGTTGGCGCAAGCGTTTAAAGCGGTTTCTGAAGTTCAATATTGTCTGTTTGATAGGGCTGGTATTAAATGTGCTGCTGTTGAATGTGCTGTATAATTTTTGCCGGGTTAACTATTTGTTGGCAAATCTGATTGCGATCGCGGCTGTCACTTTTTGGAATTTCTGGATTAATATGAAGCTGAACTGGCGGGTGACTGAAATTAATAATTAA
- a CDS encoding glycosyltransferase family 39 protein: protein MRKTSLILLLWLTVGIGLRFTHLELKSPWTDEFSTMVFSLGNSFRTVPLDRAIALDVLMTPLIPTDAGVGEVIQHLLSESNHPPLYFVLAHLWMKLFPGDGGLVSVWVARSLPAILGAVSIPAIYALGCIAFRSRLVGQLAAAMMAVSPYGIFLAQEARHYTLGILFVIASLACLVVAVRHIWEEKSLPFWFSLAWIAINSLGIASHYFFAFTLCAEGMVLLAFWYWEMRHGKERKNSQSPIQNLKSFVAVTAGTLAGGLVWLPVWQHSYNSELTEWIKNSDRMGWEWLTPIFQAIAAWITMLSLLPVEVTALPIVIASGLVMIIFFLWALPILNRGIQESLTQPTTRKPVLLLGGFVLSSLVLFFSITYFWGIDLTRGARYNFVYFPAVIVLVGASLAQEVNRFWILDFGFWIDPTDESGVTPKPMISWSKVKIKRGKNLFYLLYFNFCIIWLMGFVSAMTVGFNLGYQKYYRPDLLVPVIQQVSKANVLIATTHKTHVQTGEVMGLGWEFKRLANSEIPATPQFILAHKDSKNSTLPTITLQKTLSTLPRPLDLWLVNFHATYDVKSQNCSASSQSLPFVDGYDYQLYHCD from the coding sequence ATGCGTAAGACCTCTTTAATTTTGTTGTTGTGGTTAACTGTCGGTATTGGCTTGCGCTTCACTCATCTGGAATTAAAGTCTCCCTGGACGGATGAGTTTTCTACGATGGTATTTAGCCTGGGTAACAGTTTTCGGACTGTGCCGCTAGATCGGGCGATCGCACTCGATGTTCTCATGACACCGCTGATACCCACAGATGCTGGTGTAGGAGAAGTAATTCAACATTTGCTAAGCGAGAGCAACCATCCACCCCTTTACTTTGTTCTAGCTCACTTGTGGATGAAATTGTTTCCAGGCGATGGGGGATTGGTTTCGGTGTGGGTGGCCCGATCGCTTCCAGCTATACTGGGTGCAGTCTCTATTCCAGCTATCTACGCACTGGGTTGCATTGCTTTTCGATCGCGCTTAGTCGGTCAATTGGCTGCGGCGATGATGGCAGTTTCTCCCTATGGCATTTTTCTGGCTCAAGAAGCCCGTCATTACACTCTGGGCATTCTTTTTGTCATTGCTTCCCTCGCCTGTCTTGTGGTAGCAGTGAGGCACATTTGGGAAGAGAAGTCACTGCCTTTTTGGTTCTCCTTAGCTTGGATCGCCATCAATAGTTTAGGGATTGCCAGCCATTATTTCTTCGCCTTCACTTTATGTGCTGAAGGGATGGTTTTACTGGCATTTTGGTATTGGGAAATGAGGCATGGTAAAGAGAGGAAGAATTCCCAATCGCCAATCCAAAATCTAAAATCGTTCGTTGCGGTGACAGCTGGAACTTTAGCTGGGGGATTGGTTTGGTTGCCGGTGTGGCAGCATAGTTATAATAGCGAACTTACAGAATGGATCAAAAATAGCGATCGCATGGGATGGGAATGGCTGACTCCAATTTTTCAAGCCATCGCTGCTTGGATTACTATGCTTTCTTTGCTACCTGTGGAAGTAACAGCACTACCGATTGTAATTGCCTCTGGGTTAGTGATGATAATTTTTTTCCTTTGGGCATTGCCTATTCTGAATCGCGGTATCCAAGAAAGTTTAACACAACCGACTACTCGCAAACCAGTTTTGCTATTGGGTGGATTTGTTTTAAGCAGTTTAGTCTTGTTTTTCAGCATTACATATTTTTGGGGAATTGACCTCACTCGCGGTGCCAGATATAACTTTGTCTACTTCCCTGCTGTGATTGTTTTGGTAGGTGCAAGCCTCGCCCAAGAAGTCAATCGATTTTGGATTTTGGATTTTGGATTTTGGATTGACCCTACGGATGAATCCGGGGTGACCCCCAAGCCAATGATTTCTTGGTCAAAAGTTAAAATAAAAAGAGGAAAAAACTTATTTTACCTTTTGTATTTTAACTTTTGCATTATTTGGTTGATGGGATTTGTGAGTGCTATGACAGTTGGTTTCAATCTTGGTTATCAAAAATACTACCGCCCCGATTTATTAGTACCTGTGATTCAACAAGTATCTAAGGCGAACGTGCTGATTGCCACAACTCATAAAACCCACGTACAAACTGGAGAAGTGATGGGATTAGGTTGGGAATTTAAACGTTTGGCTAATTCGGAAATACCTGCAACTCCCCAATTTATATTGGCTCATAAAGATAGTAAAAATTCGACTTTACCTACAATAACGCTGCAAAAAACGCTGAGTACACTGCCAAGACCTCTAGATTTGTGGCTGGTCAATTTTCATGCAACTTATGATGTAAAATCGCAAAACTGTTCTGCTAGTTCCCAATCTTTACCATTTGTCGATGGCTATGATTATCAGCTTTATCACTGCGATTGA
- the yhdJ gene encoding adenine-specific DNA-methyltransferase — translation MSNLFEKDGHTIHHGDAITILRAYIPDSSVDLIFADPPYNIGKKFANFHDRWFSDEEYSEWSYQWLEECIRVLKPSGSLYVMTSTQAMPYFDIFLRKRLHILSRIVWHYDSSGVQAKKHFGSIYEPILYCVKDPQKYVFNSEDIKVEAKTGAQRKLIDYRKPVPTPYNTTKVPGNVWNFPRVRYRMFEYEEHPSQKPEDLLERIVKASSNLGDLVLDPFGGSFTTCAVAKRLGRRSIGIESQLQYIKIGLRRVLDLKEINGESLHPPVKTYVRKKAFKNDRKMDIGEVFHALSET, via the coding sequence ATGAGTAATTTGTTTGAAAAAGATGGTCATACCATTCATCATGGTGACGCGATTACTATACTTCGTGCATATATACCTGATAGTTCTGTCGATCTTATTTTTGCAGATCCACCTTACAATATTGGCAAAAAGTTTGCAAATTTTCACGATCGGTGGTTTTCAGACGAGGAATATAGTGAGTGGTCTTACCAGTGGTTAGAAGAATGTATAAGAGTTCTTAAACCATCTGGTAGTCTCTACGTAATGACGAGTACACAAGCTATGCCTTACTTCGATATATTTCTGCGTAAACGTCTTCATATACTTAGCAGAATTGTATGGCATTATGATAGTTCTGGAGTGCAAGCTAAAAAACATTTTGGTTCTATATATGAGCCCATTCTTTATTGCGTAAAAGATCCCCAAAAATATGTCTTTAATTCTGAAGACATAAAAGTAGAAGCGAAAACTGGCGCTCAAAGAAAGCTCATTGACTATAGAAAGCCTGTGCCAACGCCATATAATACAACAAAAGTTCCAGGAAATGTTTGGAATTTTCCGCGAGTTCGCTATCGTATGTTTGAGTATGAAGAGCATCCATCACAAAAGCCAGAAGATCTTCTTGAACGCATTGTAAAAGCTAGTAGCAATCTTGGTGATTTGGTACTCGATCCATTTGGTGGTTCATTTACTACGTGCGCTGTCGCTAAACGGCTTGGGCGGAGGTCAATCGGCATCGAAAGCCAGTTACAGTATATCAAAATAGGTCTCCGTCGCGTTCTAGATCTAAAAGAGATAAATGGAGAATCTTTACATCCACCTGTAAAGACATACGTTCGTAAGAAGGCTTTCAAAAATGATCGTAAAATGGATATAGGAGAAGTATTCCATGCCCTCAGTGAAACATGA